In one Solanum dulcamara chromosome 1, daSolDulc1.2, whole genome shotgun sequence genomic region, the following are encoded:
- the LOC129902457 gene encoding protein NEN4 has protein sequence MAIPNISINKRSSEIVFFDLETNVPSKPGQKFWVLEFGAMVVCSRKLVELESYCTLIKPGDLSVVGLKSGRIDGITRKAVADAPSFEQVAQNIFNILDGRIWAGHNIQRFDCVRIKAAFAEIGCPAPVPVGIIDSLGVLSEKFGKRAGNMKMASLAAYFDLGEQKHRSLDDVRMNLEVLKHCATVLFLESSLPDLSIGNCQGTSSITTRSRSQVQNIPSSPIDKWQSNPSSITTRSSSKGKFPCREETSRKSPQSTSAIGYQRTVPYARQSLGKVTAGVRNLLCKAQNKPLNTLLKHSQTLFR, from the exons ATGGCAATTCCTAACATTTCAATAAACAAAAGGTCATCAGAGATTGTGTTTTTCGACCTGGAAACAAACGTTCCATCTAAACCTGGACAGAAATTTTGGGTGTTGGAGTTTGGTGCAATGGTAGTTTGTTCAAGAAAGCTTGTTGAACTTGAGAGTTACTGCACTCTTATTAAGCCAGGGGACTTGTCAGTTGTAGGATTAAAGTCAGGGAGAATTGATGGGATAACGCGAAAAGCAGTTGCAGATGCACCTTCATTTGAACAAGTTGCACAGAACATCTTCAACATTTTGGATGGTAGGATTTGGGCAGGTCATAACATACAAAGATTCGATTGTGTTCGTATTAAAGCTGCTTTCGCTGAAATTGGTTGCCCTGCACCTGTGCCTGTTGGAATTATCGATTCCTTAGGTGTTTTGTCCGAAAAATTTGGTAAAAGAGCTGGAAACATGAAG ATGGCTTCATTGGCAGCTTACTTTGATCTCGGGGAGCAAAAGCACAG GAGCTTAGACGATGTTCGGATGAATTTGGAAGTCCTAAAACATTGTGCAACAGTTCTATTTCTT GAATCAAGTCTACCAGATTTGTCAATTGGAAATTGTCAAGGCACTTCCAGCATTACTACAAGAAGTAGAAGCCAAGTG caaaatattccaagttctcCGATCGATAAGTGGCAGAGTAATCCTTCCTCAATAACAACAAGGAGTAGTAGCAAAGGGAAATTTCCGTGTAGAGAAGAAACAAGCCGGAAATCTCCTCAATCGACAAGTGCTATTGGATATCAAAGAACTGTTCCTTACGCAAGACAAAGCTTGGGAAAG GTGACTGCAGGTGTGAGGAACTTGTTGTGTAAAGCTCAAAACAAGCCTCTGAATACTTTACTAAAGCATTCACAGACTCTCTTTCGATGA
- the LOC129902433 gene encoding bifunctional aspartate aminotransferase and glutamate/aspartate-prephenate aminotransferase isoform X1 has translation MTASSSSLLGSSRIGSRPTIPGLYSDSLNPTSISFSSNLRGLSLKSSGSKRQLFSRGTGSVVIVQNMDRVEVDISLSPRVNSVKPSKTVAITDQATALVQAGVPVIRLAAGEPDFDTPAPIAEAGINAIREGHTRYTPNAGTMELRLAICHKLKEENGLSYTPDQIVVSNGAKQSIVQAVLAVCSPGDEVLIPAPYWVSYPEMARMADAMPVILPTSISEDFLLDPKLLESKLTEKSRLLILCSPSNPTGSVYPRKLLEDIAEIVARHPRLLVISDEIYEHIIYAPATHTSFASLPGMWDRTLTVNGFSKAYAMTGWRLGYIAGPKRFVSACNKLQSQFTSGASSISQKAAVAALGLGYAGGEAVATMVKAFLERRDFLVRSFGEIDGVKISEPRGAFYLFIDLSSYYGVEVDGFGTVNNSESLCRYLLDKSQVALVPGDAFGDDTCVRISYAASLSTLQAAVERIKKALVTLRPPVTV, from the exons ATgactgcttcttcttcttctctactGGGTTCATCAAGAATTGGTTCAAGACCCACCATTCCTGGACTTTATTCTGATTCACTCAACCCCACATCAATCTCTTTCTCATCTAACCTCCGTGGTCTCTCTCTCAA ATCTTCAGGGTCAAAGAGACAGCTATTCTCGCGTGGAACAGGTTCAGTTGTCATAGTACAGAACATGGACAGAGTTGAGGTTGATATCTCGCTCAGCCCCAGGGTAAATTCAGTAAAGCCTTCAAAAACGGTTGCTATTACTGATCAGGCAACTGCCCTTGTGCAAGCTGGTGTACCTGTTATTAGATTAGCAGCTGGTGAACCTGATTTTGATACTCCAGCTCCTATAGCAGAG GCTGGCATAAATGCAATTCGTGAAGGTCATACCAGGTATACACCAAATGCAGGTACAATGGAACTTCGGTTGGCTATTTGTCATAAATTAAAAG AGGAGAATGGGCTATCATACACTCCTGATCAGATTGTGGTAAGCAATGGGGCAAAACAAAGTATTGTTCAGGCAGTGCTTGCAGTTTGTTCCCCAGGGGATGAG GTTCTTATTCCAGCTCCCTATTGGGTAAGTTACCCTGAAATGGCAAGGATGGCAGATGCAATGCCTGTGATTCTACCGACCAGCATATCTGAAGATTTTCTATTAGATCCAAAGCTTCTTGAATCTAAACTGACTGAAAAGTCAAGACTTCTGATTCTTTGTTCTCCATCCAACCCAACAGGATCTGTTTACCCTCGGAAATTGCTTGAGGATATTGCTGAGATTGTGGCTAGGCATCCGAGGCTTCTT GTGATATCAGATGAAATTTACGAACACATTATTTATGCACCAGCAACTCATACCAGCTTTGCATCTTTGCCtggtatgtgggataggactcTCACTGTAAATGGTTTCTCTAAG GCCTATGCAATGACTGGTTGGAGACTTGGCTATATTGCTGGTCCTAAACGTTTTGTTTCTGCATGTAATAAGTTACAGAGCCAG TTCACATCAGGTGCAAGTAGCATATCCCAAAAAGCAGCTGTGGCTGCTTTGGGACTGGGCTATGCTGGTGGAGAAGCAGTTGCAACTATGGTAAAAGCATTTCTTGAGCGGCGAGATTTCCTTGTCAGGAGCTTTGGGGAAATTGATGGTGTCAAAATTTCAGAGCCTCGT GGAGCATTTTATCTATTTATTGATTTAAGCTCTTATTACGGCGTAGAGGTTGATGGATTTGGCACAGTCAACAACTCAGAATCTCTTTGCCGGTATTTGCTGGATAAATCTCAA GTTGCACTTGTCCCCGGGGATGCAtttggggatgacacatgtgtCCGTATCTCCTATGCAGCATCGCTTTCGACCTTGCAGGCAGCTGTGGAGAGAATCAAGAAAGCATTGGTTACTCTCAGACCTCCTGTCACAGTGTAA
- the LOC129902433 gene encoding bifunctional aspartate aminotransferase and glutamate/aspartate-prephenate aminotransferase isoform X3 yields MDRVEVDISLSPRVNSVKPSKTVAITDQATALVQAGVPVIRLAAGEPDFDTPAPIAEAGINAIREGHTRYTPNAGTMELRLAICHKLKEENGLSYTPDQIVVSNGAKQSIVQAVLAVCSPGDEVLIPAPYWVSYPEMARMADAMPVILPTSISEDFLLDPKLLESKLTEKSRLLILCSPSNPTGSVYPRKLLEDIAEIVARHPRLLVISDEIYEHIIYAPATHTSFASLPGMWDRTLTVNGFSKAYAMTGWRLGYIAGPKRFVSACNKLQSQFTSGASSISQKAAVAALGLGYAGGEAVATMVKAFLERRDFLVRSFGEIDGVKISEPRGAFYLFIDLSSYYGVEVDGFGTVNNSESLCRYLLDKSQVALVPGDAFGDDTCVRISYAASLSTLQAAVERIKKALVTLRPPVTV; encoded by the exons ATGGACAGAGTTGAGGTTGATATCTCGCTCAGCCCCAGGGTAAATTCAGTAAAGCCTTCAAAAACGGTTGCTATTACTGATCAGGCAACTGCCCTTGTGCAAGCTGGTGTACCTGTTATTAGATTAGCAGCTGGTGAACCTGATTTTGATACTCCAGCTCCTATAGCAGAG GCTGGCATAAATGCAATTCGTGAAGGTCATACCAGGTATACACCAAATGCAGGTACAATGGAACTTCGGTTGGCTATTTGTCATAAATTAAAAG AGGAGAATGGGCTATCATACACTCCTGATCAGATTGTGGTAAGCAATGGGGCAAAACAAAGTATTGTTCAGGCAGTGCTTGCAGTTTGTTCCCCAGGGGATGAG GTTCTTATTCCAGCTCCCTATTGGGTAAGTTACCCTGAAATGGCAAGGATGGCAGATGCAATGCCTGTGATTCTACCGACCAGCATATCTGAAGATTTTCTATTAGATCCAAAGCTTCTTGAATCTAAACTGACTGAAAAGTCAAGACTTCTGATTCTTTGTTCTCCATCCAACCCAACAGGATCTGTTTACCCTCGGAAATTGCTTGAGGATATTGCTGAGATTGTGGCTAGGCATCCGAGGCTTCTT GTGATATCAGATGAAATTTACGAACACATTATTTATGCACCAGCAACTCATACCAGCTTTGCATCTTTGCCtggtatgtgggataggactcTCACTGTAAATGGTTTCTCTAAG GCCTATGCAATGACTGGTTGGAGACTTGGCTATATTGCTGGTCCTAAACGTTTTGTTTCTGCATGTAATAAGTTACAGAGCCAG TTCACATCAGGTGCAAGTAGCATATCCCAAAAAGCAGCTGTGGCTGCTTTGGGACTGGGCTATGCTGGTGGAGAAGCAGTTGCAACTATGGTAAAAGCATTTCTTGAGCGGCGAGATTTCCTTGTCAGGAGCTTTGGGGAAATTGATGGTGTCAAAATTTCAGAGCCTCGT GGAGCATTTTATCTATTTATTGATTTAAGCTCTTATTACGGCGTAGAGGTTGATGGATTTGGCACAGTCAACAACTCAGAATCTCTTTGCCGGTATTTGCTGGATAAATCTCAA GTTGCACTTGTCCCCGGGGATGCAtttggggatgacacatgtgtCCGTATCTCCTATGCAGCATCGCTTTCGACCTTGCAGGCAGCTGTGGAGAGAATCAAGAAAGCATTGGTTACTCTCAGACCTCCTGTCACAGTGTAA
- the LOC129902433 gene encoding bifunctional aspartate aminotransferase and glutamate/aspartate-prephenate aminotransferase isoform X2: MTASSSSLWGSSRIASRPTIAGLHSDSLNPRSISFSSNLRGLPLKSSGSKRQLFSRGTGSVVIVQNMDRVEVDISLSPRVNSVKPSKTVAITDQATALVQAGVPVIRLAAGEPDFDTPAPIAEAGINAIREGHTRYTPNAGTMELRLAICHKLKEENGLSYTPDQIVVSNGAKQSIVQAVLAVCSPGDEVLIPAPYWVSYPEMARMADAMPVILPTSISEDFLLDPKLLESKLTEKSRLLILCSPSNPTGSVYPRKLLEDIAEIVARHPRLLVISDEIYEHIIYAPATHTSFASLPGMWDRTLTVNGFSKAYAMTGWRLGYIAGPKRFVSACNKLQSQFTSGASSISQKAAVAALGLGYAGGEAVATMVKAFLERRDFLVRSFGEIDGVKISEPRGAFYLFIDLSSYYGVEVDGFGTVNNSESLCRYLLDKSQVALVPGDAFGDDTCVRISYAASLSTLQAAVERIKKALVTLRPPVTV; the protein is encoded by the exons ATGACtgcatcttcttcttctctatggGGTTCATCAAGAATTGCTTCAAGACCCACCATTGCTGGACTTCATTCGGATTCACTGAACCCCAGATCAATCTCTTTCTCTTCTAACCTCCGCGGTCTCCCTCTCAA ATCTTCAGGGTCAAAGAGACAGCTATTCTCGCGTGGAACAGGTTCAGTTGTCATAGTACAGAACATGGACAGAGTTGAGGTTGATATCTCGCTCAGCCCCAGGGTAAATTCAGTAAAGCCTTCAAAAACGGTTGCTATTACTGATCAGGCAACTGCCCTTGTGCAAGCTGGTGTACCTGTTATTAGATTAGCAGCTGGTGAACCTGATTTTGATACTCCAGCTCCTATAGCAGAG GCTGGCATAAATGCAATTCGTGAAGGTCATACCAGGTATACACCAAATGCAGGTACAATGGAACTTCGGTTGGCTATTTGTCATAAATTAAAAG AGGAGAATGGGCTATCATACACTCCTGATCAGATTGTGGTAAGCAATGGGGCAAAACAAAGTATTGTTCAGGCAGTGCTTGCAGTTTGTTCCCCAGGGGATGAG GTTCTTATTCCAGCTCCCTATTGGGTAAGTTACCCTGAAATGGCAAGGATGGCAGATGCAATGCCTGTGATTCTACCGACCAGCATATCTGAAGATTTTCTATTAGATCCAAAGCTTCTTGAATCTAAACTGACTGAAAAGTCAAGACTTCTGATTCTTTGTTCTCCATCCAACCCAACAGGATCTGTTTACCCTCGGAAATTGCTTGAGGATATTGCTGAGATTGTGGCTAGGCATCCGAGGCTTCTT GTGATATCAGATGAAATTTACGAACACATTATTTATGCACCAGCAACTCATACCAGCTTTGCATCTTTGCCtggtatgtgggataggactcTCACTGTAAATGGTTTCTCTAAG GCCTATGCAATGACTGGTTGGAGACTTGGCTATATTGCTGGTCCTAAACGTTTTGTTTCTGCATGTAATAAGTTACAGAGCCAG TTCACATCAGGTGCAAGTAGCATATCCCAAAAAGCAGCTGTGGCTGCTTTGGGACTGGGCTATGCTGGTGGAGAAGCAGTTGCAACTATGGTAAAAGCATTTCTTGAGCGGCGAGATTTCCTTGTCAGGAGCTTTGGGGAAATTGATGGTGTCAAAATTTCAGAGCCTCGT GGAGCATTTTATCTATTTATTGATTTAAGCTCTTATTACGGCGTAGAGGTTGATGGATTTGGCACAGTCAACAACTCAGAATCTCTTTGCCGGTATTTGCTGGATAAATCTCAA GTTGCACTTGTCCCCGGGGATGCAtttggggatgacacatgtgtCCGTATCTCCTATGCAGCATCGCTTTCGACCTTGCAGGCAGCTGTGGAGAGAATCAAGAAAGCATTGGTTACTCTCAGACCTCCTGTCACAGTGTAA
- the LOC129902451 gene encoding low affinity sulfate transporter 3-like: MTLAREGETESSQFATTTDPSNTKELSQTLQSFAESEKVQLSLFSQTLQTPVASERRRDWVLNVPEPPGILSNLKSSFKKTILCPLENKIQCLGKHPIPALISILNVIFPPLSWCKEYNVTKFRRDILAGLTLASLCIPQSIGYATLAKLEPQYGLYTSVIPPLIYAMMGSSRDIAIGPVAVVSLLLSSMIPKLEDPNTNPIAYRKLVLTVTFFAGTFQAAFGLLRLGFLVDFLSHSAIVGFMAGAACVIGLQQLKSLLGISNFTNKTDIISVLTSICKSMHTMNPYSFIIGSSFLIFILSTKYYLARKYKKLFWLAAMAPLVSVILSTLVVLLTRADKYGVKIVKHITGGLNPSSLHDLQFNTTHTAEAAKIGLIVALVALTEAIAVGRSFAAMKGYRLDGNKEMLAMGVMNITGSLTSCYVATGSFSRTAVNFSAGCETVVSNIVMAITVLISLEFCTRLLYYTPVAILASIILSALPGLINISEAKYIWKVDKMDFLACVAAFLGVLFVSVEIGLLLAVGISFARIILNSIQRGTEKLGRLPGSDLFGDVEQYPIATTTPGALIVRVKSALLCFANANFIRGRILNLALEEQDLGAIESANQDRVQLVILDMSNLLSIDTSSIASLEDLQNELESNGMQLALANPRWHVIHKLRLANFLKKIEGRVFLTIGEAIETCLTSKNMLPI, translated from the exons ATGACTTTAGCAAGAGAAGGTGAGACGGAGTCCTCACAGTTTGCAACAACTACTGATCCATCAAACACAAAAGAGTTGTCCCAAACACTTCAATCTTTTGCTGAGAGTGAGAAAGTACAACTTTCTCTGTTCTCCCAAACACTTCAAACACCCGTGGCTTCTGAAAGAAGGCGTGATTGGGTACTAAATGTGCCCGAACCACCAGGAATTTTATCTAATCTCAAGAGTTCATTCAAGAAAACAATACTCTGTCCTCTAGAAAACAAGATTCAATGCCTTGGAAAGCATCCTATTCCTGCACTCATTTCGATTCTCAACGTTATATTTCCACCACTTTCTTGGTGTAAAGAATATAATGTAACAAAATTCAGAAGAGACATCTTGGCTGGTTTAACTCTTGCAAGCCTTTGCATCCCTCAg AGCATTGGCTACGCGACTTTAGCAAAACTTGAGCCTCAATATGGCCTAT ACACAAGTGTTATTCCGCCACTTATTTACGCTATGATGGGGAGTTCAAGAGATATAGCAATTGGACCAGTTGCTGTTGTTTCACTACTCTTGTCCTCAATGATTCCGAAACTTGAAGATCCTAATACTAATCCAATTGCATATCGAAAGCTCGTGCTTACTGTGACCTTCTTCGCGGGTACTTTTCAAGCTGCCTTTGGACTTCTTAG GTTGGGATTTTTGGTTGATTTTCTATCACATTCTGCTATTGTTGGTTTTATGGCTGGTGCTGCTTGTGTGATTGGATTACAACAGCTCAAATCACTGCTTGGGATTTCAAATTTTACAAACAAGACAGATATCATATCTGTCTTGACTTCTATTTGCAAATCAATGCATACT ATGAATCCTTATAGCTTTATAATTGGGAGTTCATTTCTAATCTTCATCCTTTCTACCAAATACTATCTG GCAAGAAAGTACAAGAAACTATTCTGGTTAGCTGCAATGGCACCACTGGTGTCTGTAATATTGTCAACTCTAGTTGTACTCTTGACAAGAGCTGATAAATATGGAGTCAAGATAGTGAAACACATCACTGGAGGATTGAACCCAAGTTCACTTCATGACTTGCAATTCAATACTACACATACTGCTGAAGCTGCCAAAATTGGGCTAATTGTTGCACTTGTAGCCCTCACG GAAGCCATTGCAGTTGGCCGATCTTTCGCTGCCATGAAAGGATACCGTCTTGATGGAAACAAGGAAATGCTGGCCATGGGTGTCATGAACATTACAGGATCATTAACCTCTTGTTATGTTGCAACTG GGTCATTCTCAAGAACAGCGGTGAATTTCAGTGCTGGTTGTGAAACAGTAGTGTCCAACATAGTGATGGCTATAACAGTGCTAATATCACTTGAATTTTGCACAAGGCTTTTGTATTACACTCCAGTAGCCATTTTGGCTTCCATTATTCTCTCTGCTTTGCCTGGACTCATCAACATAAGTGAAGCTAAATACATATGGAAAGTAGACAAAATGGATTTTCTTGCTTGTGTTGCTGCATTTCTTGGTGTCCTTTTTGTATCTGTTGAGATTGGTCTCCTCCTAGCG GTTGGTATATCATTTGCAAGGATAATTTTGAACTCAATCCAGCGTGGGACGGAAAAACTAGGAAGGCTTCCAGGAAGTGATTTGTTTGGGGATGTTGAACAATATCCCATAGCTACAACTACTCCTGGGGCTCTCATTGTTAGAGTCAAATCTGCTTTGCTTTGTTTTGCAAATGCCAACTTCATTAGAGGAAG GATATTGAACTTAGCACTGGAAGAACAAGATTTGGGTGCCATAGAAAGTGCTAATCAAGATAGAGTGCAACTAGTTATTCTTGACATGTCAA ATTTGCTCAGCATTGACACATCCAGCATAGCTTCTCTTGAGGACCTGCAGAATGAGCTGGAATCAAATGGAATGCAG TTGGCACTAGCTAACCCAAGGTGGCATGTGATCCACAAATTAAGGCTAGccaattttttgaagaaaattgaAGGGAGGGTCTTTTTAACCATTGGAGAAGCCATTGAGACATGTTTGACTAGTAAGAACATGCTTCCTATTTGA